The nucleotide window ATATGGAACCCTCCACCATTTCCTGGCGCACTTCCTACTGAATTTTCATTCAAACTAACATTAGTCAATGTAATTGTACCAACAGCGTTGGTTGAATTGTCTTCAATTCCGCCACCAGCTCTGTTTGCTGTATTTAATATGATAAATGAATCTGAAACATTTACTATTCCACCATCAACATTTTGAATGCCTCCACCAGAACCAGCAGTTCCAGTAGCCGTATTTCCATTAATTGTTGTATTGTTTTGAACGATTAATATTCCACCGTTATTAAACAGAGCTCCACCACCATTATCAGCACCATCTCCCTGGGCATCATTTCCAACTAAAGTTGAAGAGTCGACCGTCATAGTCCCTGAGCCGTTCCATAATCCACCACCTTCGGAAGCGGCTGTATTTTCATTAATTGTACTACCAGTAACATCTACTGTTCCACTTCCGCTAACGTGCAGTCCACCACCATTACCAGGAGCACCAGCACCAGTTACAACACCTGTATCGTTAGAATTTAAAACCACATTAGTTAAGGTCACTGAACCCGTCCCGTTTGTTTCAATTCCACCACCGGCTCTATTAGATTGGTTATCTACAATTGTAGTGCCATTGGCAGTTAACGCACCTGAAGCATTTAAAATACCACCACCTGTAGATTGTGCACCATCAGCAATATTATTTACGATTGCTGTAGTACCTGAAATATTTACAGTACCACCTTCATTATAGATTCCACCACCACCAGCAGCGCCTGGCGTCATGGCATCATTACCTGAAGCCACATTACTATTAATAGAATGATCTATTATGGTCATAACTCCAGAACCGTTCCAAAGCCCACCGCCTTCATTGGCAGCTATGTTACTATTTGTTGTTCCTCCTGTAATATTTGTTGTTGCAGAACCTGTAACATGCAGACCTCCACCAGAACCTGGTGAAGCTACAGCAGGTGCAACACCAGCGTTATTGGAATTTAATGTTGTATCCACCAAGTTTAAAGTGCCGCCAGCAAGTTCAATTCCACCACCAGCTCTATTTGCACGATTTACTACGATGGATGCACCTGTAACAGTTACAGTGCCTCCAATACTTAATAAACCACCCCCTGAACCAGCAGCTCCGTCAGCAACATTATTGCTTAACGTTGTACCAGTTTCTACATTTAATGTACCTCCGTTATTAAAAATACCTCCACCACCATCGTCAGCGCCAGCACCACTTGCAATATTGCCATCAATCGTAGTTCCTGTTACAGTCATTGTTCCTAAACCATTCCATAATCCACCACCTTCTCTGGCAGCCGTATTAAGGTTTACTGTTCCACCTGTAATCATGGCATCTGCATTTCCTGTAATATGAAGTCCACCACCATTTCCTGGTGATGCACCTGTAGTATTTACATTTAAAGTTACTCCTGTAATTGTAAGCGTACCATCGATGGCTTCAATACCACCACCAGCTCTTACTGCATCGTTATTTGTAATCGTAATACCATCTAAGGTTACAGCACCATCTGTACTAAAAACACCACCACCAGAACCAGCAGTACCTATTGCACTGTTATTAGTGATACTTGTGCTTCCATTTACGTTTAAAGTTCCTCCATTATTGAAGATGCCTCCACCTCCAGTATCGGCAGCATCACCTTCAGCAACGTTAAGGTTTAAAATCGTTCCTGTAACGGTCATTGTTCCTAGGTTATTCCAAAGCCCACCTCCTTCTGAGGCTGCGGTATTAGAATCGATATTACTATTTTGTATGTTAGCATTTGTTGTTCCTGAAAGGTGAATTCCACCACCATTTCCTGGATTTGCCATAGTGCCCAAACCAATGTCTGAACCTGCTGAGTTACCAGAAAGCGTTACATTGTCCAACGTTAAGGTTCCACCAGAAGCATCTTCAATAGCACCACCAGCTCTACTTGCATAGTTTCCTGATATACTCAATTCTGGTGCAAGATTTAGTGTTCCTCCAGTTGTATTAAAAATACCACCACCACGACCACCTGGTGTGGCAGCCATTGCTATGTTTCCTGTTAACGTTGTTGCAGCATCAACATTTAGTGTTCCTCCATTATTGAACAATCCTCCTCCACCTGTAGCATTACCATTTGCGGTATTTCCTGTTATCGTTGTTCCGTTTATAGACATATCGCCAACACTATTCCAAAGTCCACCACCTTCAAAAGCGACATTATTTGAAACGGTTCCACCATTGTAAACTACGTCTCCAGGACCCGTAATATGGAATCCACCACCATTTCCTGGTGCTGGTCCGTTTACTATGTTTCCTATTAAACTAACATTATTAAATGTGTAAGTTTCACCACTACTACTTGCTATTTCAATTCCACCTCCTGCTCTGTTAGCGGTATTGTTTTCTATTGTTAAACCATCAATACTTAAGGTACCTGGTGATAATGAAAATATTCCACCGCCAGAACCTAAAGTTCCGGAAGCTGTATTGTTTATAATTGTTGTAGCTGCCGTGACAATTAAAGCACCTCCGTTGTTATAAATTCCACCGCCACCTGTATCGGCTTCATTACCTTGAGCGTCGTTATTGGATATAGTCATGCCATCAACAGTCATTGTCCCAAAGCCATTCCAAAGTGCGCCACCTTCAAGCGCTGCAATATTTCCTGTTGCGGTACCACCTGTGATATTTACAGAGCCATTGCTAGACACATGAATTCCACCACCATTTCCAGGTGCTGCGGTAGCTGGCATAACACCTGCATTGTTATTTATTAAATCTACATTGTTTAAAGTGGTTGCCAAGCCCGTACCTGTTTTATCTTCGATACCTCCTCCAGCTCTATTAGCTATGTTGTTTGAAATTTCAGAATTATTAATCACCAATACTCCACCAACGTCGTTAAAGATACCTCCACCTGATCCGGCAGGAGAGCCTATTCCGTTGGCAATATTATTGGTTATAACTGAATTATTGATTGTTACTGTTGCGTTGGTCATATAAATACCACCACCATCAAACGCTAAACCATTTGTAATTGTTAAATCATTTAGCGTAACATTACCTGCTGTGATATTTAAGGCTCTTCCATTATTATTTGCATCGATAGTTACGGTTGTAATGGCTGTTCCGTTTATTGTTAAATCTTTATCTATTAACAATTCGCTGTTTAAAGTTACTGTTAATACTGACGGTGCAAATGTAATTGTACCACCAGCGGGTGTATCTGCAATTTCATTTCGCAGTGTTCCGTCGGTTCCATCATCTGCGCCGCTAGTAACAAGTTGGGCAAATGATAAGGATGAATGAAGTATTGCTATGAATACAGCAATAAGAGTAATTTTGTGTTTCATTTGATGGATTTTAGAATTGAACGATTAATGCTTGTTGTAAATAAAATGTGAGGCATAATCTTTACGATATTATGCATTAGCCGGTTTTATAAATTGATTGATTTTAACATATTTTTAACAAGCAGAAGGTCGATTTAATCGACAATGGATAGTTGATTTTTTTTTCGCAATTCTCGCGCATCTACAATGCGATTAATTTTTCACCTTTAAATAAGACACAAGATGAAATATTCTTTGTGAGTGTTGCTTACTGACCTTAACTCGGTATTCCTAATAATACAAACCATTTAGAAAATCCTAAGTTGTTTTTTTGTAACTTTAAATCTGAGACATCGTCTTATTAAAGTAACAATCAATCAAACTATTCAATGAAAACAAAGATTTCACTCCTTATTGTTGTATGTAGCTTCCTTTTTACAACAGCCCAAGATCAAAATTTAACCCAAAAATTCGATGACATTGTAGCCCAATATTACAATGATTCTAATGCACCTGGAGCAACGATTTTGGTTGCAAAAAACGGGAAACCGATTTACAGAAAAGCTGTTGGTAAATCTAACTTAGAATTAGGTGTAGATATGATTCCTGAAAATGTATTTATGCTGGCATCCATAACTAAGCAATTTACGGCAGTTGCTATTTTAATGTTAGAAGAACAGGGAAAGTTAAGTTTAAATGATCCTATTACTAAGTTTATTCCAGATTATCCCACCCAAGGCAAAACTATAACAGTACATCATCTTCTTAACCACACCTCTGGTATTAAAAGCTACACGAGTATAGGAGATCTAAGACAGGTCGCCAGACAAGACAAAACCTTAGATGAGCTTATAGATTATTTTAAAAACGAACCCATGGATTTTGATCCTGGTGACGCCTATAGTTATAATAATTCTGGTTATGTGTTACTCGGTAAAATCATAGAGGTAGTATCTGGTAAAACCTATGCCGATTTTATAGACAACCATATTTTTCAACCCTTAGGCATGACAGCATCACAGTATGGTAGTCACAGCAAACTTATTAAAAACAGAGCTATGCCTTATGAAGAAACAGACAACGGTTATATTAATGCAAGTTACCTTAGTATGTCTTTACCACATGCAGCAGGTGCACTTACTTCAACAATCGACGATATGCTAAAATGGCAAAATGCCTTAGCAAATAACACATTGATAAAAGCATCTTCATTACAAAAAGCAATTAATGGTTCTGAATTAAATAATGGCGAACACATTGATTACGGCTACGGATTAGGCGAACTAACACTTAAGGGTTCTAAAGGTTATACGCATAGTGGTGGTATTTTTGGAACCTCAACAGACGGTATTTATTTGATAGACGAAGATGTTTATGTTATTGGATTAAGCAATTGTAGCTGCAATGATATTGGCTCTGTAACTACACAATTGGCTGCTGCTGCCATTGGTAAACCATTCCCTACGATGAAGGATGTAGTACAATTAAACGAAGATCAACTAAAAAAATGGGTTAGTGCTTATGAGTTTGAAGATGGTGCCATAAGACATATATTCTTTAAGGATGGAGCATTAAAAAGTATGAGAGAATCCGAAACCAATACCGTTTTTGACATCTATCCGTTGTCTGAAAACCGATTTATGTTTCCTGATGGAGCTATAGAATATAAATTCTCTTTAAATAAAAAGGGGAAAAAAGAAGTGATTTTTATAGCAGATGAAGAAATTAAAGGCATTGAAACAGACAAAGCAATGCCAAAAGAAAAAGAAGCAGTTACCTTATCCGTAGATATTTTAAACAAATATGTAGGCACTTACGAATTGGCACCAAACTTTAATGTTGTTATTACCGTAAAAGGAAATGACATTTATGCACAAGCCACAGGACAAGGCCAATTTCAGCTTTTTGCTGAAAATGAAACTACATTTTTTGCAAAAGTCACAGCCTTAAAGGTAGTGTTTAATAAAAATGCTTCGGAAAAAGTAGAAAGTTTTACACTGTATCAAGGAGGACAAGAAACGATCGCCAAAAAAATTGAATAGCAATAACGCTTCGTAAAAATATAAACCACTTAGAAAACTTCTAAGTGGTTTTTTTCTTATAGAAAGAAACATTTTAACTTCCTTTATTTTTCAAATATCGAATTTTACAGTTTTTAGTTGTTCTTTTATTTAATTTCAAGCAATTATCTACTAAAAAAAAGGTGAAATCATATCATTCTAAAATCAAAGAAATCTTCAAAGGTCTGACGTTTTCTGAAGACGAAATAAAACTCATAGAATCTGTTTTTCATAAAGTTATTGTTAAAAAGGGTGATATTCTTATTAGGCCTGGTAATAACGTGGAATCACAATATTA belongs to Winogradskyella sp. J14-2 and includes:
- a CDS encoding choice-of-anchor Q domain-containing protein — encoded protein: MKHKITLIAVFIAILHSSLSFAQLVTSGADDGTDGTLRNEIADTPAGGTITFAPSVLTVTLNSELLIDKDLTINGTAITTVTIDANNNGRALNITAGNVTLNDLTITNGLAFDGGGIYMTNATVTINNSVITNNIANGIGSPAGSGGGIFNDVGGVLVINNSEISNNIANRAGGGIEDKTGTGLATTLNNVDLINNNAGVMPATAAPGNGGGIHVSSNGSVNITGGTATGNIAALEGGALWNGFGTMTVDGMTISNNDAQGNEADTGGGGIYNNGGALIVTAATTIINNTASGTLGSGGGIFSLSPGTLSIDGLTIENNTANRAGGGIEIASSSGETYTFNNVSLIGNIVNGPAPGNGGGFHITGPGDVVYNGGTVSNNVAFEGGGLWNSVGDMSINGTTITGNTANGNATGGGGLFNNGGTLNVDAATTLTGNIAMAATPGGRGGGIFNTTGGTLNLAPELSISGNYASRAGGAIEDASGGTLTLDNVTLSGNSAGSDIGLGTMANPGNGGGIHLSGTTNANIQNSNIDSNTAASEGGGLWNNLGTMTVTGTILNLNVAEGDAADTGGGGIFNNGGTLNVNGSTSITNNSAIGTAGSGGGVFSTDGAVTLDGITITNNDAVRAGGGIEAIDGTLTITGVTLNVNTTGASPGNGGGLHITGNADAMITGGTVNLNTAAREGGGLWNGLGTMTVTGTTIDGNIASGAGADDGGGGIFNNGGTLNVETGTTLSNNVADGAAGSGGGLLSIGGTVTVTGASIVVNRANRAGGGIELAGGTLNLVDTTLNSNNAGVAPAVASPGSGGGLHVTGSATTNITGGTTNSNIAANEGGGLWNGSGVMTIIDHSINSNVASGNDAMTPGAAGGGGIYNEGGTVNISGTTAIVNNIADGAQSTGGGILNASGALTANGTTIVDNQSNRAGGGIETNGTGSVTLTNVVLNSNDTGVVTGAGAPGNGGGLHVSGSGTVDVTGSTINENTAASEGGGLWNGSGTMTVDSSTLVGNDAQGDGADNGGGALFNNGGILIVQNNTTINGNTATGTAGSGGGIQNVDGGIVNVSDSFIILNTANRAGGGIEDNSTNAVGTITLTNVSLNENSVGSAPGNGGGFHITGPGNAAITGGTVNNNFAAAEGGGLWNGTGTMTVDGTIIDNNTASGASADQGGGGIFNAGGTVIVQGGTVITNNNADGAAGSGGGILNDMGTLTVINSQVNNNTAVRAGGGIEVASGGGMNTLTNVTLNGNSTGSAPGNGGGLHITGSDNSMITGGTVNGNTAASEGGGLWNGSGIMTVDGVNIENNTASGATADNGGGGIFNNGGTLIVQNGTIITSNLADGAAGSGGGIQNVDGGSVSVSDSSVTGNTSNRAGGGIEDNSTNGIGTITLVNVVLDNNTTGATPGNGGGLHITGPGNATVTGGTVNGNIAALEGGGLWNGSGTMTVNGTTIDNNTASGAAANEGGGGIFNAGGTVIVQGGSVITNNNADGAAGSGGGILNDMGTLTVINSQVNNNTAVRAGGGIEDNSVMGGLLTLTNTTLSGNTTGAAPGNGGGLHITGPGDSNITGGLVSMNNASREGGGLWNGSGVMTIDAVIIDSNTALGSSADDGGAGIFNNGGTLNVTNGTIVSNNIASGASASGGGLLSTTGDVTITDSTFDANSANRAGGAIELIDGNLMFMNSIMSNNDVDGGAGTANPGNGGGFHVTGTSGLITISTSTITGNSAANEGGGLWNQNGTVMTVSETTIDNNSASSGAGIYNNTGAITTVMTSTISGNVSSGSGGGARNDGATLEFNAVTIVNNTALGNGGGVYAANNVAFKNSIVALNTGANGNDVFGTLTSNDYNLIGTDDLGVFTPQANDIEGADPVIGPLQDNGGTTLTHQLLNGSPAFDAGDPVDTFLDQIGQPLFGTSRDIGAFESQIALSIDEFNNLSALSIYPNPTKGQFNIVIDESFTDEVNVEIISTTGKLVRALSIGNGINQIDIGGIASGIYLIKISSLRSTKTYKLILD
- a CDS encoding serine hydrolase → MKTKISLLIVVCSFLFTTAQDQNLTQKFDDIVAQYYNDSNAPGATILVAKNGKPIYRKAVGKSNLELGVDMIPENVFMLASITKQFTAVAILMLEEQGKLSLNDPITKFIPDYPTQGKTITVHHLLNHTSGIKSYTSIGDLRQVARQDKTLDELIDYFKNEPMDFDPGDAYSYNNSGYVLLGKIIEVVSGKTYADFIDNHIFQPLGMTASQYGSHSKLIKNRAMPYEETDNGYINASYLSMSLPHAAGALTSTIDDMLKWQNALANNTLIKASSLQKAINGSELNNGEHIDYGYGLGELTLKGSKGYTHSGGIFGTSTDGIYLIDEDVYVIGLSNCSCNDIGSVTTQLAAAAIGKPFPTMKDVVQLNEDQLKKWVSAYEFEDGAIRHIFFKDGALKSMRESETNTVFDIYPLSENRFMFPDGAIEYKFSLNKKGKKEVIFIADEEIKGIETDKAMPKEKEAVTLSVDILNKYVGTYELAPNFNVVITVKGNDIYAQATGQGQFQLFAENETTFFAKVTALKVVFNKNASEKVESFTLYQGGQETIAKKIE